GGTTCGCCATTTGCTCGTAAACCCTGCCGCGCTTGCATTTCTCATCGTGACACCTCCTTCACGGACAAAATAGTCCGGCAGCGTTGCGCCAGTTCCGGGGTCAGCGCATCCGCTCCGGCCGGTTGCCCCGATACCGGCAGTCCGGGCAGCCACAGTGCCAGTGCATTGACTTCTTCTTGTGTCAGTTTTTTTGCAATTTCCGACATGCAGTCGGGTATTTGGCCGCGCATGATCCCGCCATTGCGCCAGCCACCGAACTGTGCGGCCAGATAGGCATGCGGCAAGCCCAGCAGACCGGGAATGGCCGGTTGCATGCCCATCAGCGCTTCGCCATGGCAGGCGCTGCATGCCGGAAGATCGCGCTCGGGGTCGCCGGAATACATCAGTGTTTCCACGGATTTTGTTTCATCGGGTGACAGGGCGGGCACTACCGGCTCCGGATGTGTGTAGGGTTGGTCAGCAAAATACTCCGCGATTTCCCGCATGTATTCATCCGAGAGGTTTTCGAGCAAAATGGCCATCGGCTGATAAAAGCGCCGTCCATCGCGGAAATTACGCAACTGATTATAGAGATAACCGGCCGGTTTGCCGGCAATACGCGGGAAATAGGCATCCCGGTCTATCAAGTCGGCATCTCGATGACAGATGATGCAAGGCTTGATCCGTTCATCCAGGTTATCGGGTATTTTGGACGACGCCGGTTCGACAGCGCTTGCCAGACCGGTAATCATTGTTAACAAGAGGAAAATAAAGAACTTCATTGATGCGTGAATCCCTGAAAAATAATTAAAATACCGGTAATTCTCCGTCAGTAACCAGCATGCGGAATTGCAAAGTGGCAGTTTATATCACTAGTTGTAATCCAAACAACCGGATGATAAACCTGGTTAATCGCATCTCAGTCCGCTGCCAGTACCCGAACATGCGCCGCCACGCAGCGCGCCAGCGATTTCAATTCATAGCCGCCTTCCAACGCTGAGACGATGCGGCCTTGTGAGTATTTCGCGGCGATCGCTTTGATTTGCCGCGTGATCCACACGTAATCGCCGTCTTCCAGATTCAGTTGCGCCATGTCGTCATCCTCGTGCGCATCGAATCCGGCGGAGACGAAAATCATCTCCGGCCTGAAGCGGTCGAGCGCCGGCAGCCAGTGGTCGGTTACTGCCTGGCGGAATACGCCGCCATTACTGCCGCGCGGCAGCGGCACGTTGATCATGCGCTCGGTCGCGCTGCCGGCGCCGCTGTAGGGGTAGAAAGGGTGCTGGAATGTCGAGCACAGCATGACGTGCGGGTTGCCACGGAAAATCTCCTCGCTGCCGTTACCGTGATGCACGTCGAAATCCAGGATGGCAACGCGCTGCAGGTGATGATGCGCGATGGCATGCGCCACCCCCACTGCGATATTGTTGAATAAACAAAAACCCATGGCGCGATCGGATTCGGCGTGATGGCCGGGCGGGCGAACGGCGCAGAACGCATTGTTCACCGTACCGGCCAGCACCAGATCGGCCGCCAGAATGACAGCGCCAGCAGCGTGTAAGGCAGCGCTCAAGGAAAACGGATTCATCGCGGTGTCGGCGTCTAATGCCACGATCCCGGCAGCCGGGGAAGCCTGGCGGATGCTGTCGATGTAGTCCGCAATGTGCACCCGCGCCAACTGGTCTGTCGTAGCCAGCGGCGCGTCGTAACGTTGCAGTTGTTCCAGCAACCCGGCGGTTTTCAGTTCATTCTCGATGGCGATTAACCGCTGCGGGCATTCCGGGTGGAACGATCCCATATTGTGCTTGAGGCAATCCGGATGGGTGATATACGCTGTTGGCACGCTATTTTCCGATTCCAAGTAAATTCAAAGTCAGTGTGGCGATCATACTCGCGTTTGCGGGTGGTCTCAAAATGCAAAGTTTATTCAATTAACCGGGTATACCGTGATAAATTATCAGCAATCCGGTTTTTTTGTGTAATGGTATATTTTCGTCATATCAAATGGGGAGTCATTGATGAACGAGTTTATTGGCAACATGTTGAAATTTCTTTCGATTGAGTCGCTGATGGAAAAAGGCTGGCTGGAGTTGACGCAAATCACGATGCCGCTTTTTCTGTTATTTCTGGTGTTTTTCGGGTTGAGTTTCTATATTCAACATAAGCGATGGAAAGCAGTCGCGTCGGTCATTTGCGCGCTGGTTGCGTTTGTCTATTTGCCGTATGAGTTTTACCGCCAGTCAATGGTATCCGCCCGGGCGCATGCCAATGTCGGTGAGGTTCAGGGGAATTTGCAGGAATTTCTGGATTCCGCCAGTCTGGCGCATGCCAAAGGCATCGTGGATAAAGAAGCGGCCGCAAGCGTATTGGATGAAATGATTCATGGCATCAAGCCGGATAAGAAGAAGGAATTGATTTTGATTTCCTGGCTGGTGGCGGAAAATGAGAAAAACGCGCTCGCGCAAATTGACGGCAAGCAAAAAACGCTGGCTGACGATCTCAAATCCGATTTGGCGGCGGCCAAAACGGAGATTATCGATTCGCGTCCGCCTGTCGATAAAATTTCCGAAACTATCGTGCGCAAGCTGGACGATGATGTCAAAGTGCTGGTCGAAAAGAAAATGCAAGCTTTCAAGGAGGAGCTCGACGGTTCCCTGGATAGCTTTAAAGACGGCATCAACACCTTCGTGCAAGCAGAACTGAATAATTACCAGACTAAATTGGCGGGTATTACGCAGCAAAATGTCGATGAACTGAGAAATGTTTCCAACCGGGTTAACCAGGCACTTACCGAGCAGGTTAGAAAAATCAATCAAGAATCATTGAAAAAACTGGATGACACCAAAGAAAGCATCGAGGGACTCGGCGCCGCTTCGGATAGCGGCTTGCGAAACATTACGCAACAAATGAAGCAATTGTCGGCAGCTATCGAAACCGCTCAAAAGGTTGCGCAAAAACGAAATGAAATCCTGTTTGAGTATAACGAATGTATGCGAACGACGGGGGTATTGGATCTGGGTGGTAAAGGCGAACAATGCAAATCCAAGTATCAGCAGGATTTGTCTGGTTTGAAATAGTCAATCGCTGCCGGTCTGATGGCAGTTATTTGAGATAGCCATCAGACCGCGCCGGCCATCGTCATGTGCGCAGCATGACCAGCATGGTCAGATAGAAGATGTACGCAGTTACAAAAACAATCCCTTCATTGCGCGATACCATCCGCTCGCTGCGGAATACCGGCAGGCAAGCAACGGCGACGATTGCCGCCAGCGGTAAATCGATCCATAAAATATCATCTTCAACGCCGATTCCGCCAGGGGCGGCCAGCGTAGTCAAACCCAGGATCACCAGAATGTTGTAGATACTGCTGCCGATCAAGTTGCCGACCGCCACGTCCCGGTCATTCCGGTAAGTGGCTACGAGTGTCGTTACCAGTTCCGGCGCGGATGTGCCGATGGCAACGATTGTCAATCCGATGAAAGCATCGGAGACGCCGTAAGTCTTGGCAATGTTCACCGCCCCCGCGACCAGAAAATCCGCACCCAATACCGTTAGCGCCATACCTGTGAACAACAGCAATGACTGTAGAGCATATTGCGGATACCGGTGTGCTTTGGGAATGGGCTTCTCACCGAATTCCTCCGAAAATTCTTTCTTGGTTGCGGCACTTTCCTTGCGGCTTTCTTTGATCAGCAAGATCGTATACAACACCGCGGCAAGCACCAGCAGCGTACCCTCGATCCGAGACAGGACGCCGTCAAGCGACATCAGCATCAAAATGAAAGCCGATCCGATCATCACCGG
This is a stretch of genomic DNA from Nitrosomonas sp. sh817. It encodes these proteins:
- a CDS encoding cytochrome c4, translated to MKFFIFLLLTMITGLASAVEPASSKIPDNLDERIKPCIICHRDADLIDRDAYFPRIAGKPAGYLYNQLRNFRDGRRFYQPMAILLENLSDEYMREIAEYFADQPYTHPEPVVPALSPDETKSVETLMYSGDPERDLPACSACHGEALMGMQPAIPGLLGLPHAYLAAQFGGWRNGGIMRGQIPDCMSEIAKKLTQEEVNALALWLPGLPVSGQPAGADALTPELAQRCRTILSVKEVSR
- a CDS encoding histone deacetylase family protein — its product is MPTAYITHPDCLKHNMGSFHPECPQRLIAIENELKTAGLLEQLQRYDAPLATTDQLARVHIADYIDSIRQASPAAGIVALDADTAMNPFSLSAALHAAGAVILAADLVLAGTVNNAFCAVRPPGHHAESDRAMGFCLFNNIAVGVAHAIAHHHLQRVAILDFDVHHGNGSEEIFRGNPHVMLCSTFQHPFYPYSGAGSATERMINVPLPRGSNGGVFRQAVTDHWLPALDRFRPEMIFVSAGFDAHEDDDMAQLNLEDGDYVWITRQIKAIAAKYSQGRIVSALEGGYELKSLARCVAAHVRVLAAD
- a CDS encoding calcium/sodium antiporter, producing the protein MIELHPVIIFLGGLVIIVLGAEMLLRSATRVAAMLGVSPIVIGLTIVSIGTSTPELAVGITAVAEDKGSLAIGNIAGTNILNILFILGLSAVIRPLPIRLLSIKLDVPVMIGSAFILMLMSLDGVLSRIEGTLLVLAAVLYTILLIKESRKESAATKKEFSEEFGEKPIPKAHRYPQYALQSLLLFTGMALTVLGADFLVAGAVNIAKTYGVSDAFIGLTIVAIGTSAPELVTTLVATYRNDRDVAVGNLIGSSIYNILVILGLTTLAAPGGIGVEDDILWIDLPLAAIVAVACLPVFRSERMVSRNEGIVFVTAYIFYLTMLVMLRT